GTTGAACGAGGATTTCGTCAATGCACACCGCGTCTGTGAATCACACTGAAAGCCGTCAGGACGTTCAACCTGAGGCGACGACGCGGGTCCGCTACTGGATTCTGTTGTTGCTCTGCGTCCTCTCGATGATCACGTACCTTGACCGAGTCTGTTTCGGCGCCGCCGCGCCCGAAATTAGCCAGGCAATCGGACTGACCGACGTTTCCCAAATGAAGTGGGCGTTCACCGCATTTGCGCTGGCGTACGCCCTATTCGAGATTCCAACAGGCTGGCTAGGGGATCGCCTTGGTCCCCGCAACCTGCTGATTCGAATCGTCATCTGGTGGTCGGCTTGCACTATTTTAACCGGGGCCATCGGCCTAAAGTGGGGCGCGATCAGTTTTGGCGGTCTCGGATCATTGATCGCCCTCCGTTTTTTGTTCGGAGCCGGCGAAGCAGGCGCCTATCCGAACATCACGCGAGCCATTCACGACTGGTTTCCCAAACGCGAATGGGAATTTGCGCAAGGGGCCATTTGGATGACCGGGCGATTGATGGGAGGTGTCACACCGGTGATTTGGGCGATCCTGGTCGGCAACGCTCTCTTCCCTGTCGCACCGCTCGATTGGCGTGGCGCGTTTTTTCTGTTCGGTGGAATCGGCTTTCTTTGGTGCATTGGGTTCGCCTATTGGTTTCGCAACTCGCCTGCACAACATTCCCAGGTAAGCAAAGCGGAGCTAGCCGTGATTCATCAGGGTAGAACAAAGTCGACAGAGTCGCACAAGATCGTCTGGTCGATGCTGATGACCACGCGCAGCTTGCACGCACTATGGCTGATGTACGCGTTGGTGACGTTTGTGTGGATCTTCAACATCACCTACCTGCCAGCCTATTTGCTGGAGAGATTTCAGGTGGAAAAAGGGAATTTGCTAGGAGCGATCTATTGCGGCGCACCGCTTTGGCTGGGCGCCGTCGGTTGTTTATCGGGCGGATTTCTCGTCTCGTGGTTTGCGCGGCGTACAGCGACCCGGGCCCAAGCGCGCCAACGGCTTGGAGTGATCGCCATGCTGGTTGGCAGTTTGCTCTGGGTCGGCGCTTTCTGGAGTCCGAACATTCATCTGTTCTGTCTGATGGTGGCCCTCTCCGCATTTTGCATTGATCTGACGGTCGGTTCGGCTTGGGCCAGTTGTCAGGATATCGGGCAAGAGAACGCCGGCGTCGCCGCGGCCAGTATGAATATGATCGGTACGTTCGGCGCCGCCTTCGCCGGTTGGCTAACAGGAACGCTGATTCAGAATTCGCTGACCTACAGCGCCGCTCGCTCAGTAACGACGGTTGAGTTGCTGTCGCCACTACAACGACAAGCGGCGATCCTCGTTGGATATGACCAGTTGTTTTTGATCAACATCTTTGTGTTTCTGGCGGCGGCCATCTGCTGGCTGTTCGTGAAGGTCGATCCCCCTGCGGACGACGTATCCACTCCTTTCACCGATGAATCTCCTGGGAACATCTGATGAATCTTCGCATCCTCGGCGCCGGCGTTCTTCTACTGCTTACAGCATTCAGTATTAGTCGTGCCGAGACTCCACAGCCCTACCCGACATTCGGCGAAATCATTCGCTTGGATCCGCGAATCAATGCGATCCTCCCGGCTGACGCCAAGCTAGAGAAACTGGCGAGCGGCTTTGAGTGGAGCGAAGGGCCGGTCTGGTCGCCCCAAGACGAATGCTTGCTTTTCTCCGATATTCCCAACGACTCGATCATGCGCTGGTCGGAAAAATCAGGACTCTCGCTCTTTCTAAAACCGGCCGGACAAAGCGGCGCCGTGCGCCGCGGCGCCGAGCCAGGCAGCAACGGTCTGTTACTTGACCCGCAAGGCAATCTGGTCCTGTGCCAACATGGCGACAGGCAGATCGCACGGCTCGAGGGAACCGACCCCGCGTCTAAACAAACGGTGCTAATCGACTCGTACCGTGGGAAGCGACTTAACAGTCCCAATGACGGCGCTTTCAAGTCCAACGGCGATCTCTACTTTACCGATCCGCCGTACGGATTGAAGCTGGTCGAGAAAGATCCAGCGCGAGAGCTTCCCTACTCTGGCATTTTTCGGCTTACCCCCCAAGGCGAACTAACCCTACTTAACGACAAGCTGACCTTTCCAAATGGCCTGGCCTTCAGTCCGGACGAAAAGAAGCTCTACGTCGCACAGTCCGATCCCCAAGCGGCCTTATGGATGGTCTACGACGTACACGCAGACGGCACGCTCAGCGAAGGCAAGGTCTTCTTCGACGCGACCAAATGGGTCGCGATCAAGAAAGGCTTGCCCGATGGCCTGAAGGTCGACCAGCAAGGCAACATTTTCGCCACTGCGCCCGGCGGCGTCTATATCTTCGCCCCTGATGGTACGCATCTCGGCACAATCGCCACCGGCGAAGCGACCGGCAACTGCGCATGGGGAGACGATGGCAGTTCGCTCTACATTAACGCCGATATGTACTTAGGAAGGGTGAAAACATCGACCCGCGGCGCCGGTTGGTAGTTGATCGCCAGAATCTCATTCCTCTAGGATCATCTCCTCGATCGCAGGCAAGACGGAGTCGCATACGGTCCTCTCCAAATTCGGCGATCACACGCCGCTCTATCGACAAGAAGACATTCATTCGCGGCTTGGCATGACGATTCGCCGCAGCACGCTCTGCGGTTGCAAGCGGCGCTGGGCTATTCGTCGCTAAAGCACGTTGATCGATTCCCGCTACTCCGATCCCCGTAAATCGCCACCCAATAACGGCTCAAAAGTTTGTGCGCATGGTGTGCGCAAATGGGGACCGAAACAGACCATTTAGCGATGAGCGCATAAAAAAAGCCGTAAGCTCTTCCAAGCTAACGGCTTCTTTGAGTGCGGATGGCAGGGTTCGAACCTGCGACCTTCGGTTTCGTAGACCGACGCTCTATCCAGCTGAGCTACATCCGCATCTGCTACTACGGAGACTACTCTCCCGCGGCAGATCACAAAGTTTAGCCGCGCGGCCACGATCAGTAAAGGGGCCGAGACCGCTATGGGGGGCTCAATTTTGAAATTTTCTGTATGCGTAAACGTCTACTGCGTCAGGGTTTATCGGTGATATAGGTTATTGCGGCCGCGGCTTGATTCGCTGCTTCTGTTGAATTCTGCCGGCGAACCGTACGCTTGGCGGCCACTGCTAGTTGACGAGGTCGACGCTCATAGGATAGTTTGGCGGCGTGATTGGTTCGCTCCATCCAGGGAGCGTCGAAAGAGGGAACGCCGGTGAAAATCCGGGACAGCCCCCGCTGCGGTAACCAGAAACGAACGCCGTCGGTAAGCACTGATCCTCGTTGGATTGGAAAGCAACGGCAAGTAGGAACCGTCAGGCACGTCGCCTGGCCCTAGTCTGGAAGTCCGAAGACCTGCCAACCGCCTGTGCCGCTGGTGCAGTTTAGTCATACGCCTTCGGGGATGAAGGCGACATGGAGATCCTTACGATGACATCATTTCTTGATGTGCGCACTCCTGCTGCGCTGCGGCGAACTCGCTCCCCCTCTAGTCGCTCCCACGCTTTGTAGCGATCCGGCGAGTTCACGTTTGATTTCTTTCTGTTTCCGCGCGCGGGACTGGTCCCAGCTTTGACTGTCGGACGCGTCTCCTGCTGCGCTAAGAATGCGCAATTACCAAGGACAGCGTACATGATATCTGCAAATTTAGGTTTTCCTCGAATCGGTAAAAATCGGGAGCTCAAGCGAGCTGTCGAATCGTATTGGTCCGGCAGTTCGTCGGCCGAGCAACTGCAGCAAGTCGCCGCCGAGCTGCGTGCCGAACATTGGCGCCTGCAACAAGCGGCCGGCATCGATTCGATCCCGAGCAACGACTTTTCGCTCTACGATCAAATGCTCGACACCGCAGTCGCGCTGGGAGTCATACCGCCGCGATTCGCCCAGCTCGACGTTTCGTCGCTGCAACGTTACTTCTTGATGGCCCGCGGTCAAGCGCCAGGCGTCTCGCTGCCGCACGAAATTCCGGCGCTCGAAATGACCAAGTGGTTCGACACTAACTATCACTATCTGACGCCCGAGTTTGAAGTCGGGCAAACGTTTACGGCCGACGCGGCCAAGCCGATCGCCGAGCTGAACGAAGCGCAGGCGTTCGGCATTGCTACGCGTCCTGTGTTGGTCGGTCCGGTCACCTTTTTGTCGCTCGGCAAACTGCGAGCCGAGAGGGGAGATCGACTCGATCTGATCGCGTCGCTGTTGCCCGCCTATATCGATCTGCTGCGGCAGATTTTGGAAGCTGGCGCAACTTGGGTGCAGATCGACGAACCGATCTTGTCCAACGATCTCAGCGATAAACAGCGTGAAGCGCTGGTCCAAACGTATCGCCAAATCGCCGCCGAGTTGCCGCAGCTGAAAGTGATGCTGGCGACCTACTTTGGTCCCATGGCCGAAAACCTGCAGCTGGCGGTCGACCTGCCAACCGCCGGATTGCATGTGGATCTGGTGCGCGGCAAAGCAGACGCCGCTTCGCTCGCCGGCGCGGTATCGACCGACAAAGTGCTGTCGCTCGGCGTGGTCGAAGGACGCAACATTTGGAAGACCGACATCGACGCGGCGCTCGCGCTCGTGCAACCGTTGATCGAGCAGCTTGGCGCCGATCGAATCCAGATCGCGCCCAGTTGTTCCCTGCTCCACGCGCCGGTCGATCTCGACTCCGAAACCGAACTGGATGACGAGCTGAAAAGTTGGCTCGCCTTCGGAAAGCAAAAGCTGGTCGAAGTCCAACTGATCGCCGCCGCGCTGAACGGCGACAATTCGGTTCAGGCCGCGCTCGATGACAATCGGCAAGCGATCCTCCGTCGACAATCGTCGGAACGCGTTCATTCGCCCCAAGTGCAAGGCCGCCTGGCGTGGCTTGACAATTCGATGACGCGTCGCCGCAGTTCGTACACGCAGCGGCGTCAACTGCAACAAGCGTCGCTCGGTTTGCCGGCCTTTCCGACCACCACGATCGGCTCGTTCCCGCAAACCGTCGAAATCCGTCAGGCTCGTGCGCGGCGGCGGAAAGGAGAGATTTCGCAAGCGTCGTACGTCGAAACCATGCAGGCCCAGATTCGCGAAGTGATTCAGTTTCAGGAAGAGGTTGGACTGGATCTGCTCGTGCATGGTGAGCCTGAACGAAACGACATGGTCGAGTACTTCGGCGAAACGCTCGAAGGTTTTGCGATCACGCGCAACGGCTGGGTGCAAAGCTACGGCAGTCGCTGCGTGAAGCCGCCGATCATCTTTGGCGACGTCTATCGCACTACGCCGATCACGGTTGAGTGGATCCGCTTCGCCCAATCGTGCGCCAGCAAGCCGGTCAAAGGGATGCTGACCGGACCGGTGACAATCCTGTGCTGGTCGTTTGTTCGGGACGATCAACCGCGGAGCGAAACCTGCAAGCAAATCGCATTGGCGATTCGCGATGAAGTCGCCGATCTCGAAACGTCTGGAGTGCAGGTCATTCAAATTGACGAACCGGCGCTGCGAGAAGGATTGCCGCTGCGGCGGCGAGATTGGAACGACTATCTAGTCTGGGCCGGCGATTGCTTTCGCCTGGCCAGCAGCGTCGTCGCTGACAAAACGCAGATTCATACCCACATGTGCTACTGCGAATTCAATGACATCATCGAAGCGATCGCCGGTCTCGACGCCGACGTGATTTCGATCGAAACGTCGCGCAGTGATATGGAGTTGTTGGGTGCGTTTGTCAACTTCCGTTATCCGAATGAAATCGGACCCGGCGTGTTTG
The nucleotide sequence above comes from Blastopirellula sp. J2-11. Encoded proteins:
- a CDS encoding MFS transporter → MHTASVNHTESRQDVQPEATTRVRYWILLLLCVLSMITYLDRVCFGAAAPEISQAIGLTDVSQMKWAFTAFALAYALFEIPTGWLGDRLGPRNLLIRIVIWWSACTILTGAIGLKWGAISFGGLGSLIALRFLFGAGEAGAYPNITRAIHDWFPKREWEFAQGAIWMTGRLMGGVTPVIWAILVGNALFPVAPLDWRGAFFLFGGIGFLWCIGFAYWFRNSPAQHSQVSKAELAVIHQGRTKSTESHKIVWSMLMTTRSLHALWLMYALVTFVWIFNITYLPAYLLERFQVEKGNLLGAIYCGAPLWLGAVGCLSGGFLVSWFARRTATRAQARQRLGVIAMLVGSLLWVGAFWSPNIHLFCLMVALSAFCIDLTVGSAWASCQDIGQENAGVAAASMNMIGTFGAAFAGWLTGTLIQNSLTYSAARSVTTVELLSPLQRQAAILVGYDQLFLINIFVFLAAAICWLFVKVDPPADDVSTPFTDESPGNI
- a CDS encoding SMP-30/gluconolactonase/LRE family protein, whose product is MNLRILGAGVLLLLTAFSISRAETPQPYPTFGEIIRLDPRINAILPADAKLEKLASGFEWSEGPVWSPQDECLLFSDIPNDSIMRWSEKSGLSLFLKPAGQSGAVRRGAEPGSNGLLLDPQGNLVLCQHGDRQIARLEGTDPASKQTVLIDSYRGKRLNSPNDGAFKSNGDLYFTDPPYGLKLVEKDPARELPYSGIFRLTPQGELTLLNDKLTFPNGLAFSPDEKKLYVAQSDPQAALWMVYDVHADGTLSEGKVFFDATKWVAIKKGLPDGLKVDQQGNIFATAPGGVYIFAPDGTHLGTIATGEATGNCAWGDDGSSLYINADMYLGRVKTSTRGAGW
- the metE gene encoding 5-methyltetrahydropteroyltriglutamate--homocysteine S-methyltransferase, producing MISANLGFPRIGKNRELKRAVESYWSGSSSAEQLQQVAAELRAEHWRLQQAAGIDSIPSNDFSLYDQMLDTAVALGVIPPRFAQLDVSSLQRYFLMARGQAPGVSLPHEIPALEMTKWFDTNYHYLTPEFEVGQTFTADAAKPIAELNEAQAFGIATRPVLVGPVTFLSLGKLRAERGDRLDLIASLLPAYIDLLRQILEAGATWVQIDEPILSNDLSDKQREALVQTYRQIAAELPQLKVMLATYFGPMAENLQLAVDLPTAGLHVDLVRGKADAASLAGAVSTDKVLSLGVVEGRNIWKTDIDAALALVQPLIEQLGADRIQIAPSCSLLHAPVDLDSETELDDELKSWLAFGKQKLVEVQLIAAALNGDNSVQAALDDNRQAILRRQSSERVHSPQVQGRLAWLDNSMTRRRSSYTQRRQLQQASLGLPAFPTTTIGSFPQTVEIRQARARRRKGEISQASYVETMQAQIREVIQFQEEVGLDLLVHGEPERNDMVEYFGETLEGFAITRNGWVQSYGSRCVKPPIIFGDVYRTTPITVEWIRFAQSCASKPVKGMLTGPVTILCWSFVRDDQPRSETCKQIALAIRDEVADLETSGVQVIQIDEPALREGLPLRRRDWNDYLVWAGDCFRLASSVVADKTQIHTHMCYCEFNDIIEAIAGLDADVISIETSRSDMELLGAFVNFRYPNEIGPGVFDIHSPQAPTPESMLRLLTKAAEVLSPAQIWVNPDCGLKTRKWDEVRPALTNMVKAAEAARQSLAT